In the genome of Rickettsiales bacterium, the window CTTTGGAGCTGCTCGTAATATTGAACATGGCGGATCTTTAACTATCATATCTACTGCGTTAGTCGATACCGGATCAAGAATGGATGAAGTTATTTTTGAAGAATTCAAAGGAACTGGTAACTCAGAAATTATTCTTGATCGTAAACTTTCTGATAAAAGAACTTATCCTGCTATTGATATTAATAGGTCTGGCACTAGAAAAGAAGAGTTATTCTTTGATAAAGCTACTCTATCTAAAAGATGGGTATTACGCAGGATTCTTAATCCTATGGGAACCATTGATGCAATTGAATTCTTGACCGACAAGCTAAAACACTCTAAAACTAATGGAGACTTCTTTGACTCAATGAATAATTAATTTTGTTTTGTTTTATACTGTGATAAAATTATAGCGTTGTAAAGTAATGAACATGCAAGGAGTAAGTTTATGATAGCCAAAAGAAAAAAAATTGCGTTATTAGGAAGTGGCAATATAGGTGGAACTTTAGCACATTTAGCTAGTTCAAAAGAGTTAGGAGATGTTGTCTTATTTGACATCGCTGAAGGAATCCCACAGGGAAAAGCTTTAGATATCTCTCAAAGTAATTCAGTTGACGGATTTGATAATAAAATTTCTGGAAGCAATGACTACTCAGATATAAAAGATGCTGATGTAGTTATTGTTACAGCTGGAATGCCTAGAAAACCAGGAATGAGTCGAGATGATTTAATATCAATCAATAGTGAAGTTATGAAATCTGTTGGCAAAGGAATTAAAGAAAATGCTCCAAATGCCTTTGTGATTGTGGTAACTAACCCTCTTGACGCTATGGTTTGGGTAATGAGAGAAGTTACTGGATTTGCTCATAATAAAGTAATCGGCATGGGAGGAGTATTAGACTCTTCTAGATTTAGTTACTTCCTCGCAGAAGAATTTAATGTATCCATAAAAGATGTTAACTCTTTTGTATTAGGTGGACATGGTGATACTATGGTCCCATTAATGCGTTACTCAACAGTTGCAGGAATTCCTATACCCGATCTAATAAAAATGGGTTGGTCTACTAAAGAAAAGATTGAAGCCATTATAAAAAGAACTCGTGAAGGTGGTGCTGAAATTGTTGGGCTATTAAAAACTGGCTCAGCTTTTTATGCTCCAGCTACAGCTGCTATTACTATGGCAGAAAGTTATTTAAAAGATCAAAAAAGAGTTTTACCATGTGCTGCTTATATTAATGGAGAATATGGTGTAAAAGATCTTTATGTTGGTGTACCTGTAGTTATAGGTGCCAACGGTGTTGAAAGAATTGTTGAAATTGAATTGAATGAAGAAGAGAAATCTGCTTTCAATAAATCAGTAGATGCAGTAAGAAATTTAATAAGTACTATAAAACTATAATTCGGAGAGAATATGAATATTCATGAATATCAAGCTAAGACTATTCTTTCGTCATATGTCCCTGTACCAAGGGGAGCAGTTGCGCTCAACATAGGCGAAATTAAATCAGCCGTTGCTGAAATAACTACACCTGTTATTGTAGTTAAATCTCAAATTCATGCAGGTGGTAGAGGTAAAGCTGGTGGTGTTAAATTAGCCAAATCAAAAGAAGAAGCA includes:
- the mdh gene encoding malate dehydrogenase, translating into MAKRKKIALLGSGNIGGTLAHLASSKELGDVVLFDIAEGIPQGKALDISQSNSVDGFDNKISGSNDYSDIKDADVVIVTAGMPRKPGMSRDDLISINSEVMKSVGKGIKENAPNAFVIVVTNPLDAMVWVMREVTGFAHNKVIGMGGVLDSSRFSYFLAEEFNVSIKDVNSFVLGGHGDTMVPLMRYSTVAGIPIPDLIKMGWSTKEKIEAIIKRTREGGAEIVGLLKTGSAFYAPATAAITMAESYLKDQKRVLPCAAYINGEYGVKDLYVGVPVVIGANGVERIVEIELNEEEKSAFNKSVDAVRNLISTIKL